The Paenibacillus tianjinensis genome has a window encoding:
- a CDS encoding TetR/AcrR family transcriptional regulator → MARSKEFDVDNVLGKAMTIFWQQGYEKTSMQDLVSGMGIHKRSMYDTFGDKHTLYMKVIDRYAEIFSSKMENRVEGLSSAKEAIRLLFEMAILREEIEPKGCLLVNTAVELSNLDPDAAAKVNEAFLYTERLFERLLWQGQESGELQRSYEPADMAAYLHNVLVGLRVMVKTTQDRGKLQNIIDTALKVLD, encoded by the coding sequence ATGGCTAGAAGCAAGGAGTTTGATGTTGACAACGTACTCGGAAAGGCAATGACGATCTTCTGGCAGCAAGGTTATGAGAAGACCTCCATGCAGGACCTGGTTTCCGGTATGGGGATCCATAAACGAAGCATGTACGATACCTTTGGCGATAAGCATACTTTATATATGAAAGTGATTGACCGTTATGCGGAAATCTTTTCTTCCAAGATGGAGAACCGGGTGGAAGGGCTGTCCTCCGCGAAGGAGGCTATCCGGCTGTTGTTTGAAATGGCCATACTCCGGGAAGAGATTGAACCGAAAGGGTGCCTGCTCGTCAATACTGCGGTGGAGCTGTCCAATCTGGATCCGGACGCGGCAGCCAAAGTGAATGAGGCCTTTCTGTACACCGAGCGGCTCTTCGAGCGTTTGCTGTGGCAAGGACAGGAGAGCGGAGAGCTTCAGCGCAGCTATGAACCGGCTGATATGGCAGCTTATCTTCACAACGTGCTGGTAGGCTTGCGGGTTATGGTCAAAACAACACAGGATCGGGGCAAACTGCAGAATATCATCGATACTGCGCTCAAGGTGCTGGATTGA
- a CDS encoding uracil-DNA glycosylase: MFGNDWDEVLQQETEKPYFQELLNALDTEYEQYTVYPPKDLLFSALKLTPYSKTRVVILGQDPYHGAGQAHGLSFSVKPGVRIPPSLRNIYQELHNDTGVTVPNHGSLLHWAEEGVLMLNTVLTVREGQPNSHKGLGWETFTGAIMEKLNERTEPVVFILWGSHAQQKGANIDRSRHKIIQSPHPSPFSAHRGFLGSRPFLQANQYLESHGLKGIDWSIPNV; encoded by the coding sequence ATGTTCGGCAACGATTGGGATGAGGTGCTGCAGCAGGAAACTGAGAAACCCTATTTTCAGGAGCTGCTTAATGCGTTAGATACGGAGTACGAACAATATACGGTTTACCCGCCGAAGGATTTGCTGTTCTCGGCACTCAAGCTGACGCCTTACAGCAAGACGCGGGTCGTTATATTGGGACAGGACCCCTATCACGGAGCGGGCCAGGCTCACGGGTTAAGCTTTTCAGTGAAGCCCGGGGTGCGGATTCCGCCTTCACTGCGCAATATATATCAGGAACTGCATAACGATACCGGTGTAACCGTTCCGAATCATGGCTCATTGCTGCATTGGGCCGAAGAAGGCGTGCTGATGCTCAATACAGTCTTAACTGTACGTGAAGGACAACCCAATTCTCATAAAGGACTGGGCTGGGAGACATTTACCGGTGCCATTATGGAGAAGCTGAATGAACGGACAGAGCCGGTCGTGTTTATCCTCTGGGGCAGCCATGCCCAGCAAAAAGGGGCCAACATTGACCGGAGCCGTCATAAAATCATTCAGTCTCCGCATCCTAGTCCGTTCTCCGCACATCGCGGATTTTTAGGCAGCCGGCCTTTTTTACAGGCCAATCAATATTTGGAGTCACATGGTTTGAAAGGAATAGATTGGTCCATACCGAATGTATAG
- a CDS encoding pectinesterase family protein: MIRSNRYARQLDDTGEEQGTFATPTLFLGGSRLIVENLIVVNTAGQGPEIGQALALYAHCDETVFRNCTFKVKGTRTLFLPARCLRPTSTAAPLAVFRCRSGMKSAASCTRAAISKERWTLFSAEQPPILSIVKSAA; the protein is encoded by the coding sequence ATGATCAGGAGTAACCGCTATGCCCGGCAGCTGGATGATACCGGAGAAGAACAGGGGACCTTTGCCACACCGACCCTATTTCTGGGGGGCAGCAGGCTGATTGTTGAGAATCTTATCGTTGTCAATACAGCGGGGCAAGGCCCTGAAATTGGGCAGGCGCTTGCCTTGTATGCCCACTGCGATGAAACGGTGTTCCGCAACTGTACATTTAAAGTAAAGGGCACCAGGACACTATTTTTACCGGCCCGCTGCCTGCGGCCAACAAGCACGGCGGCCCCTTTGGCGGTATTCCGCTGCAGGAGCGGCATGAAATCTGCCGCCAGCTGTACACGGGCTGCTATATCGAAGGAACGGTGGACTTTATTTTCGGCGGAGCAGCCGCCTATTTTGAGCATTGTGAAATCCGCAGCCTGA
- a CDS encoding GNAT family N-acetyltransferase codes for MQIRTEMVKDYEQVFQLNEIAFGNREDEAKLVEKIRASEEFIPELSIVAEVAGEIVGHVLISGAMVIEDNLEHQVIVLAPIAVRPDYQGRGVGALLIEEGKRRASKLGFGVVLLIGYPSYYPRFGFVPARAHGLELRQFPVEDDVFQVCELYDVRKRFSKADNEHDTRLSSSPW; via the coding sequence ATGCAGATTAGAACAGAAATGGTGAAGGATTATGAGCAGGTCTTCCAATTAAATGAGATTGCGTTCGGCAATCGTGAGGATGAAGCGAAGCTGGTTGAAAAAATTAGAGCCTCTGAAGAGTTTATTCCGGAGCTGTCCATAGTAGCTGAAGTGGCGGGAGAGATTGTCGGTCATGTCTTGATCAGCGGAGCCATGGTAATAGAGGATAACCTGGAACATCAGGTGATTGTACTGGCACCGATTGCGGTTCGTCCGGATTACCAGGGAAGAGGTGTCGGCGCACTGCTGATTGAAGAAGGGAAAAGACGGGCCTCGAAGCTGGGCTTCGGTGTAGTCCTGCTGATCGGATATCCCTCGTATTATCCCAGATTCGGTTTTGTACCGGCGAGAGCCCATGGGCTGGAGCTTCGGCAGTTCCCGGTGGAGGATGATGTGTTTCAGGTATGTGAGTTATATGATGTCCGGAAGAGATTTTCCAAAGCTGACAACGAACATGACACAAGGCTGTCCAGTTCTCCATGGTAA
- the rnhA gene encoding ribonuclease H, producing MAKQKYYVVWEGKQPGVYSTWAECQAQTDHYTGAKYKSYESKAAADTAYKAGWKGNWGTGAAASGGAKGKPASSWSRSASVPTSAEIDYDSISVDVGTRGNPGPVEYKGVDTQTGDIIFSCGPIKKGTNNLGEFLAIVHALALLKKEGSSKTVYSDSVNAMKWVKQKKVATTLARDASTEEIWTLIDRAENWLRTNTYDNKVLKWQTKEWGEIKADYGRK from the coding sequence ATGGCAAAACAGAAATATTATGTAGTATGGGAAGGCAAGCAGCCGGGTGTATATAGCACTTGGGCAGAATGCCAGGCCCAGACCGATCATTACACAGGGGCTAAATACAAGTCCTATGAGTCTAAGGCAGCAGCCGATACCGCCTACAAGGCAGGCTGGAAAGGCAATTGGGGAACCGGTGCTGCAGCATCCGGCGGTGCTAAGGGCAAACCGGCAAGCTCGTGGAGCCGGAGCGCTTCCGTTCCGACATCGGCAGAGATTGATTACGACAGTATCTCTGTGGATGTCGGTACCCGGGGCAACCCGGGTCCGGTTGAATATAAGGGCGTGGATACCCAGACCGGGGATATTATCTTCTCCTGCGGCCCGATTAAGAAAGGCACGAACAATCTTGGAGAGTTCCTGGCGATCGTCCACGCACTGGCGCTGTTGAAAAAAGAAGGCAGCAGCAAAACCGTTTACAGCGATTCCGTCAATGCCATGAAATGGGTCAAGCAGAAGAAGGTGGCCACAACGCTGGCGCGGGATGCTTCAACAGAGGAGATCTGGACGCTGATCGACCGGGCCGAGAACTGGCTGCGGACGAATACCTATGATAATAAGGTCCTGAAATGGCAGACCAAGGAGTGGGGCGAAATCAAGGCGGATTACGGGCGGAAATAG
- a CDS encoding metallophosphoesterase produces the protein MHSPVRRLLLWILLSLVLILLSCSRQAAEQNPVFRIQSGQNIKLLTTTDTHYLSPGLTDNGPAFSRFLAAGDGKQVTYSDETLNALEYDIGLQQPAAVIISGDLTFNGEKASHHELAKHLQSVEQRTGTQVYVIPGNHDVQNPWARSFEGERQIPADSVSPKAFRSIYGAFGYDEAVLSDKDSLSYLAAPSDDLWLLMLDSSQYRSNKKLGHPQLDGQLSASTLKWIDKCGRLAADNGARIIAVMHHSLLDHSDFIQEGFTINDNNQVIQRLVRSGITTVFSGHIHIQDIRKHSAKGTEIYDIAESALSVYPYQYGVLNYSPASQTLDYSTSSLNVELWAKAAGSTDSNLLHFNTYSEEAFRKLSADRSYVRLSQDSRYANYTSTQLQTMADVVGKLNKIYFAGIADSNHAAVLASEGYNLWQDAPASRLRSYVMGMAQLEQQDNHHLQVKLTGR, from the coding sequence ATGCATTCGCCAGTACGCCGGCTGCTTCTATGGATCCTGCTGTCTTTAGTGCTCATTCTCTTGTCATGCAGCAGACAGGCAGCAGAGCAAAATCCGGTATTCCGGATTCAGTCCGGCCAGAATATAAAACTTCTCACGACAACAGATACACATTATTTATCCCCTGGATTAACGGATAACGGCCCGGCTTTCAGCCGTTTTCTGGCTGCCGGGGACGGTAAACAGGTCACCTACAGCGACGAAACCCTGAATGCCCTGGAATACGATATCGGACTTCAGCAGCCGGCGGCAGTCATTATCAGCGGAGACCTGACCTTTAACGGGGAAAAAGCCAGCCATCATGAATTAGCCAAACACCTGCAGTCTGTTGAGCAGCGCACCGGTACGCAGGTCTATGTGATTCCCGGTAATCACGATGTGCAGAACCCTTGGGCCCGGAGCTTCGAAGGAGAGCGGCAAATCCCTGCAGACTCCGTCTCCCCCAAAGCATTCCGCAGCATTTACGGCGCTTTCGGTTATGATGAAGCGGTGTTATCGGATAAAGATTCGCTTAGTTACCTGGCTGCCCCTTCGGATGACCTGTGGCTCCTGATGCTCGATTCCAGCCAATACCGGAGTAATAAAAAACTGGGCCACCCTCAGCTGGACGGTCAGCTGTCTGCCTCCACGCTGAAATGGATCGATAAATGCGGCAGGCTTGCGGCAGACAACGGGGCCCGTATCATTGCAGTCATGCATCACAGCCTGCTGGATCACAGTGATTTCATTCAGGAAGGCTTCACGATTAATGACAATAATCAGGTCATCCAAAGGCTTGTCCGAAGCGGCATTACCACCGTGTTCAGCGGACACATCCATATCCAGGATATCCGCAAGCACAGTGCAAAAGGTACGGAAATCTATGATATTGCTGAAAGCGCGCTCTCCGTCTACCCGTATCAATATGGAGTTCTAAACTATTCTCCCGCAAGTCAGACGCTAGATTATAGTACTTCCAGCCTGAACGTGGAGCTGTGGGCAAAAGCAGCAGGAAGCACAGATTCAAATCTGCTTCACTTCAATACTTACAGCGAAGAGGCATTCCGGAAGCTGTCCGCTGACCGGAGCTACGTGCGTTTATCACAGGACAGCAGGTATGCCAACTATACGTCCACCCAGCTCCAAACCATGGCTGACGTTGTCGGAAAGCTTAATAAAATTTATTTTGCCGGGATAGCGGATTCGAATCATGCAGCCGTTCTTGCCTCGGAAGGATACAATCTCTGGCAAGACGCACCTGCAAGTAGATTACGGAGTTATGTTATGGGCATGGCACAGCTGGAACAACAAGATAATCATCACCTGCAAGTAAAATTAACCGGACGGTAG
- a CDS encoding Dabb family protein — MIINNLMIKLKERSPESIAAAKDKLLSMQGKIEYIRDLRVETDIRSGAYDLMLIVQYETIEDLEAYLIHPVHVEVSGYITGVLESAASFCYGT; from the coding sequence ATGATCATTAATAATTTAATGATTAAACTGAAAGAACGCAGTCCTGAGAGTATTGCTGCCGCAAAAGACAAGCTGCTCAGCATGCAAGGGAAAATTGAGTACATTCGGGACTTGCGGGTGGAGACGGATATCCGCAGCGGTGCTTACGATCTAATGCTGATTGTTCAATATGAGACGATTGAAGACCTCGAGGCTTATCTTATCCATCCTGTTCATGTTGAAGTATCCGGATATATTACCGGTGTGCTGGAATCGGCGGCGTCTTTTTGCTATGGAACCTAG
- a CDS encoding pectinesterase family protein: protein MDFIFGGAAAYFEHCEIRSLKSTNEGSGFITAASTPQGQSFGYVFDECYLTAAEGVSGVYLGRPWRGYARTEFMNCRLGSHILPTGWDNWGNPANETTVCYREYGIADDDKLRERRVPWALLPGEGEACRLKRRSLKGRSSGNSCIAQAITGKEGGDHGAHRRRLLFYILKHAPTWVIPVITADIINHLSRPDLFSLRWQWIELAIVSVVIVQNIPSTYMQQKADTCWSCVRFGTVVVPGSGNYSLILPGLLVFLPCQALLHIINNASDDILYLAGGTLLPKPAVVRIRNLLKCSSPFILELVLIAHVAHPFRSVKVRICQMRIYYVTSKPVRSI from the coding sequence GTGGACTTTATTTTCGGCGGAGCAGCCGCCTATTTTGAGCATTGTGAAATCCGCAGCCTGAAGTCCACAAACGAAGGGTCGGGCTTCATAACAGCAGCGTCTACTCCGCAGGGGCAGAGCTTCGGATATGTTTTTGATGAATGTTATCTGACGGCTGCCGAAGGCGTATCCGGAGTGTATCTGGGACGCCCGTGGCGCGGTTATGCTAGGACAGAGTTTATGAATTGCCGGCTCGGATCCCATATTCTTCCTACAGGCTGGGATAACTGGGGCAATCCTGCCAATGAAACAACGGTCTGTTACCGGGAATATGGCATAGCTGATGATGATAAGCTGCGGGAGCGGCGTGTGCCTTGGGCTCTTTTACCAGGGGAGGGGGAGGCTTGCCGTCTAAAGCGCAGGTCTTTGAAGGGACGGAGTTCTGGAAATAGCTGCATAGCACAAGCCATTACCGGAAAGGAAGGTGGAGATCATGGAGCGCATAGGAGACGGTTGTTGTTCTATATCCTTAAGCATGCTCCGACCTGGGTCATACCCGTTATTACCGCCGATATTATTAATCATCTCAGCCGCCCGGACTTATTCAGTCTGCGTTGGCAATGGATCGAACTGGCGATTGTATCCGTTGTCATTGTGCAGAATATCCCGTCCACCTATATGCAACAAAAAGCGGACACATGCTGGTCATGTGTCCGCTTTGGTACGGTCGTGGTACCCGGGTCAGGCAATTATTCACTTATCCTTCCCGGATTGCTTGTTTTTCTCCCCTGTCAGGCTCTCCTGCACATTATCAACAATGCCTCCGACGATATCCTCTACCTTGCCGGTGGCACCCTCTTGCCCAAGCCTGCTGTGGTCAGGATCCGGAATCTGCTCAAATGCAGCTCCCCGTTCATCCTTGAACTTGTCCTTATCGCTCATGTCGCTCATCCTTTCCGGTCAGTAAAAGTTAGGATATGCCAGATGCGCATATACTATGTAACCAGTAAACCGGTCCGGAGCATTTGA